CCTCTGCATGGTTGAGAATATATTTATATTCATCGTCGCCAAGCGTTGGATAAATTGGCACATGTACAAAACCACCCATTGCAAGTCCCATGTCGGCAATGCTCCACTCGGGCCTGTTGGTGGTAACCGTTGCAACTTTGTCGCCTCGTTTTAACCCCATAGCCATTAGCCCCATGGCCAGCTGGTGCGCTTTTTTGTAATATTCTTTGGTTGAATAAGTATACCATTTTCCATCCTTTTTTCCGGCAATGGCATCTTCACGGGGGAATTCCTTCAATGCATATTCCAATACATCAAAGTTACGTGTAACTGTCTGTCCCATATTTCAATTTTAAAAACTTCGAAATATAAGGCTTTTGTTGTTGGTTGATTTATAAAGGAATAAGGGGTTTTTTCAGCTCAAACTATTTATACGCATTCTAAATAATATTAAATATCTGTAAAACAAAACATTAAAAACCACGCCATCGACTTTCCGAGCAGATTGTTCTAAAATTTAACACTTACAACTCCTCCTCATTTGCCGGTGTTTTAACTAATTGTTGCTGGTATTTATTGTCTTTTATATAGGCCCAGATGATTAATCCGGCCAAAACCAAAATTGATGCAGGAACGGCTGGATTTACTCCGTCGGCAACACCTTTCCCGTATGAATGCAAACCTGTGAGGTAATAGTTCACGCCAAAATAGGTCATTAAAACTGAGGCAAAACCGATAATTGATGCGAAGTTATAATTGAATATTCCTTTTAACGATGGAATAAGGCGCATGTGCACAATAAACGAATATATTACAACGGTAATCAGCGCCCAGGTTTCTTTTGGGTCCCAGCCCCAGTAGCGCCCCCAGCTTTCGTTCGCCCAAACTCCACCAAGAAAAGTGCCGATAGTAAGAAAATACAATCCCACGGTAGCTGACATTTCGTTAATGGTCGTTAACTGTTCGATAAATCCATTCACTTTAACTTCGTTACTGTTGTTCCGCATCACGATTAAAATCATTACCAGCACGCCTAAAAACATACTTAAGCCAATAAAACCATAACTGGCAGTAATAATTGCTACGTGAATGGTTAACCAATACGATTTAAGCACAGGAACCAGGTTCGTAACCTCTGGATTCATCCAGCTAAGATGCGCTACAAAAAGGGCAATACCCGATAAAAATGCAGCAGTTCCGACCACCATTGGGTATTTGCGCCCAAAAATAATACCGGCCAACATTGATGCCCAGGCCACATAAACAACCGACTCGTAGCCATTACTCCACGGGGCGTGCCCCGAAATGTACCACCGAAGTACCAAACCTGCTGTATGCACCAGAAAGAGTAAAATAATCAGGCCAAAAGAGGAGACTTTCAGCAGTCCAGGCAATGGTTTTTGCCTAAAAATGTTTACAAAAAGTACGCACAATAACAAAAAGCCAAAAAGCAGATAAAATGGGAAAATTCGTTTAAACGGATTGACTTTATTAAAAAGAATCTCCATATTTTTTTTGGTATCTCCGGGCAACAAATTTGCTCCGTATTTTACCTGAAAGTTTTCAACGGCCTTTAACACCTGAACAGCATCGGGACTATTGTTTTCGGCAATGGATTGCAACAATAGCTGAAATCCACTTTTTATAAAAATTGAATCACCATCGGTATATTCTGCAGCCGTATTTCCGGGAGCATACCAGGTATCTTCTACCCTTTCGCGCGGAAAGAGATGGAATAGTGAGCCCTGAAAAACCATAAAACAAATATTTACCCGCTCGTCGACATAAATGTATTCTTTTTCAACCCGGTTTCGCATACCCGGCGCTTTCGCGTAAGCAGCCCTTACGGCATCTGATATTTTATAGTTTCCCTGCTCGTCAAATAACGATTCAACGGTAATGTATTTATTCTGCGCCCCCAGTGTGGCGGCCAAAGTTTTGTTCGAAACTTTAATAACCGGCATTGAGCGCCAGATTTCGGGATAAGCCATCATGCTAAGCACCACCTCATCAGCCGACCAGCCGTATAAGCCTGACTTACGACTTACCTTGCGCACAATTTCTCCGGAAAGTGTTGACACCGGTTCGATTCTACCATCAACGCCCTGCACCCACAATTCGCTAAATTCTTTTACAACATCCTTGTCAATTGACGGGATTCCGGCCCCCACACCACTTTGTGCAGATGCAGATAGGGCTCCGGCTCCAAGCAGTACAAAAACAGCGATTGCTTTAACCGAGCTGGCCTTTAACTTTTTGGCAAGGAACTGGAAATAGGAGTTCGGATTAACCATTGATAAAATAACTCCAATTATCAGCAAAGCGTATCCCAGGTAGGATATCCACGTTCCCCAAAAATCATGATTTACAGAAAGTATCGTTCCTCTCTCATCAGTATCATACGACGACTGGAAGAATTTGTACCCTCTGTGACTTAGCGTATTGTTCATAAAAATCCGAATATCTTCGTTAATTCCCTGTTCCTCATCAACCAAAACTACCTCGGAGGCAAACGACGATGGCGAATTAGAGCCTGGATATCGCTCAAGTTGAAAATCTTTTAAATGAATGCTGAACGGCACTTTAAGCGGCAAGGCTCCATAAGCAAGTTTCAGAGTATTGTTACCAAGAGGCACACGAATGGTATCAGGCGATTGACCCGAGTGGCCAAAAACAGGAACCGTTTGCTGACGTATACCATCTGATATTTGCACAACAACGGCATCTTCGCGTGTTTCAACCTGGCTTTTTACTGCTGTAAAAGTTGCGCTTGGCATAAATTTGCGAATAAGAAAACGAAAATTACTGAAACCATACAGGAACATTGGTTTTACCGGAATGGTATCTCCGGGTGTAAATGCAACGGTTTCCTGGCTGGCCATGGTTGTTTCTTCCAATTGCGCAAACGAAGTCATAAACAGGGCACCATCCTTTATAAAAAAGTTCACTACTTTTTCTTCGTCAACTTCGAATCCTGCCGAAAATCCCGGATAATCCAGTGCTTCTCCTTTTTGAAAAGAAAAAGACTGCATACCCTGCACATCAGGCGCCGAAAACACAAAATCAATTACCGGTTCGCCGCTATCAGAAGGAATGGCCTTTTTCTCGGCATCTTCAATAAAACCAATGGTTTTTATTTTTACCGCTTGCCCGTTTACATCAAATTTTGTAGAAAACTGTTTTGGAGTTAGTTCCGAAAAACGAACAGCAGATACAGCTTCTTCACCGTTATAAGCGGCATAAAAATAATCGTCAGACGAAAGAATATAGTCTGCACTTTGTCCTTCGCGAATATGCATTACCCCCTCGAAACTAAAATACCGGGTTATTGCAGCCCCTAAAATCATTACCAAAAACGAAATGTGGAACAAGCCAAGCGTAAACCTTTTACTGGTAAAAAACCGGTAACGAATAAGGTTATTCAGCAAGTTTAAGGCAAACAAGCCCCACAGCAGCTCGAACCAACGGGTGTTGTACACCAGCGCACGGGCTGTTGGAGTACCATAACTACTTTCAATAAAAGTGGCTACGGCCATTGAAAAGGCCAGGGCCAGAAAAATAAATGCGGCAAAAGGAACGGATGTTATAAAAGAATAAAACTTTTTCATTTTTACTATTTAGTTGTAAGTCGCACTGAACTTATAGGTTCATATTTCAGCTGCTGAAAATAAGTCTTATTTAGAACAAATCAAAAAAAGAAATAAAACGAAGAAGCCCGTTCGGTATATTTTTAAACATACCAAACGGGCTACATATGTTTTAACGAAAAGCTGCTTTTATAAGTGCTTTTCTTAATGCCTGGCCATTTATTGTAAAAACGACAGTGCTTTTTCAATGGCAGCCTGCAGTCCGCTTACATCTTTCCCTCCTGCGGTTGCATAGAAAGGCTGGCCACCGCCGCCACCTTTAATTTCTTTTCCGGCTTCGCGAACAATCTGTCCGGCATTCAAGCCTTTATCTGCAACAATGTTATCCGAAATCATTACCGATAGATTCGGTTTTCCGTTAACATCAGCACCAATAACCAAAAACAAATCTTCTACTTCGCCTTTTAACTGAAAAGCAAGGTCTTTAACCATTCCGGCGTTATCAACCATAATTTTATCGGCAATAATATTTACTCCGTTTTCTTTTAGCACTTTACTTTTAAGGTTGGCTTTAATAATTTTCAGGCTTTCTTGTTGGAAAGCCTCAATTTGTTTGCTTAAAACCGAATTTTGCTGAAGCAATGTGGTTACGCTTCCCAAAATATCTTTCGACCCTTTTAATGTTTCTTTTATGCTGTTAATCAGGGCTAACTGATCGTTAATGTATTTCTCAGCCCGTTCAGCAGTTATGGCTTCAATACGGCGAACACCGGCAGCAATGGCACTTTCCGAAACAATTTTCAAGAGGCCAATCTGACCGGTTGCTTTAACGTGCGTACCTCCGCACAGCTCAACCGACTCGCCAAATTTAATTACCCGAACTGCCTCGCCATATTTTTCGCCAAACAACATCATTGCCCCCGATGCTTTTGCTTCGTCAATCGGCATTTCGCGATTTTCTTCCTGCATGGCATTTTGGCGTATTTTCTCATTAACCAGTTTCTCTACTGCGGCAATTTCGTCATCGCTCATTTTCTGGAAATGCGAAAAGTCGAAACGCAAATGATCCGCATTTACAAGCGAGCCTTTTTGCTCAACATGCGTACCCAATACTTCGCGCAATGCAGCGTGCAACAAGTGCGTAGCAGTATGGTTATTGGCAATACTTTCACGGCGGTTGGTATTCACAACTGCATTAAATGTTTCTTCTACATTGGCTGGCAGCTCATTCACCAAATGCACAGTTAGGTTGTTCTCTTTTTGGGTATCGAAAACCGAGGTTTTTACACCATCAAATTCAATGTATCCGGTATCGCCAACCTGGCCACCAGATTCGCCATAAAAAGGCGTTTGGTCGAACACCAACTGGTAAAACGATTTTTTCTTTTGTGTTACTTTGCGGTAGCGCGCAATTTTAATTTCGGCTTCCAGTTTATCGTAGCCTAAAAATTCGGTTTTTTCAATTTTGCGCAGTTCTACCCAATCATCTGTTTCCTGTGCAGCAGCATTACGCGAACGCTCTTTTTGTGCCTGCATTTCAACTGCAAAACCTTTTTCGTCAACGCCCAAACCATTTTCGCGAGCAATTAACTCGGTAAGATCGAGCGGAAACCCAAAGGTATCGTACAATACAAATGCATCTTTTCCTGCAATTTGTTTGGCGCCTTCTTTGTTTGCTTTCGATATTATATCATCCAGCAGTTTAATACCGGTTGAAAGGGTACGCAGAAACGACTCTTCCTCTTCTTTTATTACTTTTTCAATTAAGGTTTGCTGGCTTACTAATTCCGGAAAAGCTTCTCCCATGGTATCTTTTAACACCTCAACCAATCGGAAAATAAACGCATCTTTTAACCCAAGGAAAGTATAACCGTAACGCACGGCTCGGCGCAAAATACGGCGGATTACATAGCCTGCTTTGTTATTCGATGGCAGCTGCCCATCGGCAATGGCAAAGGCAACTGCACGAAGGTGGTCGGCAATTACACGCATGGAAATATCTACCTTTCCGTTTTCGCCGTATTTCTTGCCTGAAAGTTTTCCTATTTCAGCAATGGTATTCTGAAAAACATCAGTATCGTAGTTCGACTGAACACCTTGTAAAACCATACACAAACGCTCGAAACCCATTCCTGTATCCACATGTTTATCGGGTAGATTCTCTAACGAGCCATTTGCTTTGCGGTTAAACTGAATAAAAACAAGGTTCCAGATTTCAATCACCTGCGGGTGGTCCATATTTACCAAATCGCGTCCGGGTGTTTTTTTACGTTCTTCATCCGAACGAATATCAACATGTACTTCCGAGCAGGGTCCGCATGGACCGGTATCTCCCATTTCCCAGAAGTTATCTTTTTTGTTACCGTTTAAAATGCGGTCTTTGGGCAGGTATTGCTCCCAATAACCGGCAGCTTCGTTATCGCGTTCCTGGTTATCGTCGGCGCTACCTTCAAAAACAGTGGCATACAAACGGTCGGCTTCAATTCCCATACGTTCTACCAGAAATTCCCAGGCCCAGTCAATTGCTTCTTTTTTAAAGTAATTGCCAAACGACCAGTTTCCCAGCATTTCAAACATGGTATGGTGGTAGGTATCCAGCCCAACTTCTTCCAGATCGTTATGTTTCCCCGACACACGAAGACACTTCTGCGTATCAGCAACCCGCGGGTATTTAACCGGTTCGTTACCTAAAAACTGGTCTTTAAACTGGTTCATCCCTGCATTGGTAAACATCAGCGTGGGGTCGCCTTTAACCACCATTGGCGCTGAGTTTACAATCTGATGTTCTTTCTCGGTAAAAAAGTCGAGAAATGCTTTACGTATCTCTTTAGAAGTCTTCATTTTCCGTCTGTATGATTTATTATTCTGTTAAAATATTTTAATGCAAAGAAAACAAATTCACTAACTATGAGTTATTTACTTATCTTTGCGCCGTGAAAAATCACGATTTTTTAAATCCATGCAAAGTTATAGGATTTAATGAATAGACATTACAAAAGATTAAAAACCGGCCTTTTATATGGCAAAAAAGAAATATAAATTTAATCCGGATACCCTCAGTTACGAAAGTGTTGGATTAACGTGGAAAGCCAGAGCAACAAAAATTCTTACTTATTTTTCGAGTAGTCTGGCTTTAGCTATTGTTATATCGCTCATTTTCTTAAACTTTTACGATACGCCCCGCTCGAAGCGGCTAATGCGCGAAAACAAACGACTGATTACGCAATACGAACTGCTAACAAAAGATTTAAACAAGGTTGAAAATGTTTTGGCGGAGTTGCAACAACGCGATGATAACATTTACCGTGTAATTTTTGAGGCCGAACCGATTCCGTCAACCGTTAGAAATGCTGGTTTTGGTGGAGCGAATAAATACTCGCACCTGGAAGACATGGACAATGCCGAGTTGGTAATTGCCACAGCACATAAACTTGATGTTATTTCGAAACAGGCTTATATTCAGTCAAAATCATACGACGAAGTATTGGAACTGGCGCTGAACAAGGAAAAAATGCTGGCATCGTTGCCCGCTATTATGCCCATTACCAACAAAGACCTAAAGCGTACTTCAAGTGGTTGGGGATACCGTATCCACCCGATTTACAAAGTGCGAAAAATGCACTGGGGGCAAGACTTTACGGCTCCGGTTGGAACTCCGGTTTATGCCACCGGCGATGGTAAAATTACTGCCGTAAAAGGCTCAAAACGCAGTCGCGTTGGGCTTGGTCTGAATATTACTATCGACCACGGCTATGGTTACGAAACGGTTTATGGTCACCTGAATGAATTTAATGTAAAACGCGGCCAACAAGTAAAACGCGGCGATATTATTGGCTATGTTGGAAATACCGGCGGATCGACTGCTCCTCACCTGCACTACGAAGTGCACAAAGACGGACGCAAAGTAAATCCGGCTTACTACATGTTTAAAGATCTTACACCACAGGAATACGACAAAATGATTGCGATTTCGTCAAATATTGGGCAGTCGCTGGATTAATCATTTCCTGAAGAAAATATTTTTGCTTCCATTGGTTTTCCGGTGGAAGTTTTTATTTGCCACCATTTGAAACTTTTCAAAAAATCAATCACTCTTTTGTAACAGGTTTAAAATCTTTTATCTTGCATCTAAAAAATTACAGTGCCATACAAAAAGCCCAAAATAGAAAAGATACTGTATTCGATTGGCGAAGTTGCCGATATGTTTGGCGTAAACGTTTCGCACATCCGTTACTGGGAGAATCAGTTTGAGGCATTAAAACCGGTAAAAAATAAGAAGGGCAACCGGCAATTCACAAAAAAAGATATTGAAACCATACGTTTTATTCATCACCTGGTAAAAGAAAGAGGTTTAACCATTGATGGCGCCCGTAAAAAGCTAAAAGAAAACCCGGAAGACACGATGAATAATTATGAAGTGGTAAAACGCCTGCAAGACATCAAACAAGAACTTGTAGCAATAAAAGAAGGACTCGGAGAATGAAGATAAAAGCTATTACCAATTTTTTAGAAGATTTTGCACCGTTAAAACTGCAGGAATCATACGACAATGCGGGGCTAATTCTTGGCGATAAAAACGCTGAAGTATCGGCAGCTCTGGTAACCCTCGACGTTACCGAGGCGATTGTTGATGAAGCCATTGAAAAAAAGGCAGGGCTTATTGTTGCCCACCACCCCATTGTTTTTTCGGGATTGAAAAAAATTACCGGCAAAAACTATATTGAACGCACCCTGATAAAAGCCATTAAAAACGATATTGCCATTTATGCGGCACACACCAATCTCGACAGTGTTACAGGTGGTGTTAACGGTAAAATCTGTGAAAAACTTGGTCTTCAGGAATGCAAAATACTGCAACCTGCTGGAGGTATGCTTAAAAAACTGGTAACTTTTGTTCCGGTTGATCATGCCGACAAAGTGCGCGAAGCCGTTTTTGCTGCCGGAGCGGGTCAGATTGGCAATTACGACTCGTGCAGTTTTAATGCACACGGGCAGGGCACTTTCCGTGGAAGCGAAACAACAAATCCGTTTGTGGGTAAAAAAGGACAACAACACTACGAAAACGAAATCCGTTTTGAAACCATCTTCCCTGATTATTTGCAGGGTAAAATACTAAATACACTTATTCAGTCACATCCGTACGAAGAAGTAGCCTACGATATTTATTCGCTCGACAATAAATTTGACCAGATTGGTGCCGGAATGATCGGTTTGTTACCCAAAGAAAAAAGTGAAACGGCTTTTCTTCGCCAGTTAAAGAAAACCTTTGATGTAAAAATGATCAGGCACACCGCCTTACAAGATAAAAAAGTGAAGAAAATAGCGGTTTGCGGAGGGGCAGGATCATTCCTTTTAAATCAGGCAATTGCGGCCGGAGCCGACTTTTTTGTGACCGGCGATTTTAAATATCATCAATTTTTTGATGCCGAAAATAAAATCGTTATCGCCGATATCGGACATTTTGAAAGCGAACAGTTCACTAAAGAACTTTTTTATGAGCTACTTACAAAAAAATTCCCTAAATTTGCAGTCCATTTATCAGAGGTGAATACCAACCCGGTTTTTTACTCCTGATTTTTATGTTATAAAAAAATATTACGAGCATGAATGCACCATATTCAAGGCAAGAAGACAAAGACATTTCAGTAGAAGAGAAATTACGCGCATTGCATGAATTGCAGAGTGTTGTATCTGAAGTTGATAAAATAAAAACCCTAAGGGGTGAACTTCCTTTGGAGGTTCAGGATTTGGAAGACGAAATTGCCGGTTTAAAAACCAGGTTAATTAATCTTGATGATGAAATTAAAAACCTGGACACTGCAATTAACAACAAAAAAATTGCGATTAAAGATTCGCAAGCCTTAATTGCAAAATACACCGAACAGCAAAATAACGTTCGTAACAACCGTGAATTCGACTCGCTTTCAAAAGAAATTGAATTCCAAAACCTGGAGATTGAACTTTCGGAAAAGCGCATTAAAGAGTTTACTGCAGAAATGGCTCAAAAGAAAGAGACCATTTCCGCATCGAAAGAGCAATTAAGCGAGCGCGAGGAAGATCTCGACAGAAAGAAAAATGAACTTTCTGAAATTACGGAAGAAACAAAAATTGAAGAAGAAAAGCTAAAAGCAAAATCGGAAAAAATTGAGTCGTTTATTGAATCGCGTTTGCTTGCTGCTTTCAAACGTATTCGTAAAAATGCACGCAACGGCTTGGCAGTTGTAACCATTCAGCGTGATGCTTGTGGAGGTTGCTTTAACAAAATCCCACCTCAGCGCCAGTTGGACATTGCCAGCCGTAAAAAGATTATTGTTTGCGAATATTGTGGACGTATTTTGGTTGACCAAAATATTAACGTAGTTGAAGATATTGCTGAATAAGCATTAATAATATTTACAAAAGAAGAGCCGGTTCAAAATTTTGAACCGGCTCTTCTTTTGTAAAAAATTAGACCATAAAAAAATCCTGACGTCCACTCCAGGATTTTTTTCTTCGCAGCCTATTCTTCTAACTTGATTGACTCTGCTATAAAGAGTTTGTTTTACTATCAGGTTTGTATGATACAAATATATACCGGCAATTGCCAGTGCCCTATTTTTTTTTGCCTATTTAATTAGGAGTAAAGTTCCAATAATCAGCTCTATTCAGGTAAAAAATACCCGACAAGACCTTACTTGCAGGGTATATTTTTCTGATTCACACCAGGAAATCGTGGACAAAAATAAAAGCCGTTTATTTAAAAACGACTTTTCGAATACTGAACATTGTTTATTTCTTAAGCTAAATTAGCTTCTTGTTGTTACCAACTTCCACCGGCACCGCCTCCGCCAAAGCTTCCGCCTCCGAAGCCACCAAAGCCTCCGCCTCCAAAACTTCCGCTTCCCGACGAGAAATTCCCGAATGATCCCGACGAACGATGGCTGCCCGACATCATACCCATTGCCAACCAAAACGGAAGGCTTCTTCCGGGCGAGTAAAACCGACGTCGGCGGCTTCTACCAAAAATAGTAATCAACAAAATAAAAAAGATGATGCCGAAAGGAATACCGGCACTACCTCCGGCTTCTACTTTTTCCTGGTAATTCTCGGCTGTATACTCTCCGCGCGTTATGTCCATTATCACACTTAAGCCTGCTGCCAGTCCTCCGTAGTAATCGTTTTGTTTAAAACGCGGAATCATTTCATTATTTACAATGGTTGAATTTAGAACGGCATCGGGCAATACTCCTTCAAGTCCGTAACCTGTAGCGATAAACACTTCTCCACGGCTATTTCCTATTTTTGGTTTCAGCAGAACTACAAGACCGTTATCAGTTCCCTGCTGACCAACGCCCCATTTTTCGCCAATTTTATAAGCATAATCAGCACGGTCGTATCCATCAAAATCGGAAACGGTAACCACCACAATCTGTGTGGAAGTTTTTCGGGCGAACTGCACCAGGGAGCTTTCCATTTTTTGCTTTTCGCCATCGCTTAAAACTCCGGCAAAATCATTTACCAAACGTGGCGGTTGCGGACGCTCAGGCAATTGTGCCAAAACACCTGTAGCTGTTAGCACCACTGCAAATAGTAATATTATTGTTCTTTTCATCTGTTTAAAATTTTTTGAATTCTGAATGTTCAAAATCCCGATACATCGGAACAGGAACTCACATAAATTTTAATCATTCTTTTTTGTGAATTTAGAATGAGGAAAATTCATGTTCTTTTCATATTTTCTTATTTTCCAAACGAAATTTCGTCTGATAATTCATTCACGTCATCATCCTGGTATGGGAAATGAGCTTTTAATTGTTCGCCTGCTTTAACAATTCCATCAGCTAAAGCTTCGGCATACTTACCTTGTTTTAATTTGGCAATCACTACATCTTTTGTCGATTCCCAAAAATCATCAGCAACCAATTTATTAATGCCGCCATCGCCTAAAATGGCAAATTTCTTATCTTCAACAGCCAGGTAAAAAAGTACACCGTTACGTAATTCCGTTTTATGCATTTCCAGTTTTTCGAAGATATAAGCTGCCCGATCAAGCACTTCGATTTTACAATGATTTTCGATATGCACACGTATTTCGCCCGAAGTATTTGTTTCGGCTACACGAATAGCATTGGTAATTTGTAATTTATCGGCTTCGCTAAAATATTTATAAACACCCATGGTTTTCTGTTTTTTTTGCGGTTTTTGATCCTGTTTCCCTTTTTCAAAATACTCCTGCTTTCTAATTATCAACAAGGGTTGAGGCTTACACCACCAAATTATTTTTAGAACTGAACTTCTGGTGCTTTCTCTGCTCCTTGCTGGGCTTCAAAGTATGTTTTCTTTTCAAAACCAAACCAGCCAGCATAAATCACACGTGGAAACTTTCTGATGTAAGCATTATAGGCTTGCGTAGTTTGATTGAATTTGCGTCGTTCTACAGCAATACGGTTTTCTGTTCCTTCAAGCTGAGCCTGTAAGTCCATAAAATTTTGGTTGGCTTTTAAATCGGGGTAACGTTCAACCACCACCATTAAGCGGCTAAGTGCCGATGACAAACCCTCTTGTGCCTGCGTAAATTGCTGAATGGTTTGCGGGTTCAGGTTTCCGGGATCAACGGTTACCGAAGTGGCTTTCGAACGGGCTTCAATAACTCCTGTAAGGGTTTCCTGCTCATGTGCGGCGTATCCTTTAACGGTATTTACAAGGTTCGGAATCAGGTCGGCGCGGCGTTGATAAACGTTCTCAACCTGGGCCCACGAGGCGGTTACCTGTTCATCCATTTCAACCATTTTGTTGTAACCACAACTCGAAAATAAAAGTGCACTAACTACAGCTATCAATAAAATTTTTACTCTTTTCATTTTTTGTATTTTTAAGAATGCCAACAAATATTTTTAAAATCTGCCAAATATCAGCAGTAAATTCGGAGAAAGGCGATAATTTACCGCTGTATTTCATAAAATTTAAGATTATTAGATTTTCATTCAGTCCAATGAAAACCATATTCCAATAAAACATTCAGCTATGCAGAATTTCAGAGCAGCCATACTTCAAGGTATTCCGGACGAGCTTCCATTACCCAAAGCCTACGAAACGGATATTAATCATGCCCCAAAAAGAAAGGCTATTCTTACAACTGAAGAAAAAAAACTGGCCCTAAAAAATGCCTTACGCTATTTCCCTGAAAAGTTTCATGCTGTGCTGGCGCCAGAATTTTTAAACGAGTTGGAAACATTCGGTCGCATTTACATGTACCGTTTTCGTCCGGATTACAAAATGTATGCGCGCCCGATTAACGAATATCCTGCAAAATCGAAACAGGCAGCTTCCATTATGCTAATGATACAGAACAACCTCGATTACGCCGTGGCGCAGCATCCACACGAACTGATTACCTACGGCGGTAACGGAGCGGTTTTTCAAAACTGGGCGCAGTACCTGTTAACCATGAAATACCTGGCCGAAATGACCGATGAACAAACGCTGGTTGTGTATTCGGGGCACCCCATGGGTTTGTTTCCCTCACACCAAAATGCACCACGCGTTGTGGTTACCAACGGTATGGTTATTCCGAACTATTCAGGGCGCGACGATTATGAACGAATGAATGCCCTTGGGGTTTCGCAATACGGCCAAATGACTGCCGGATCGTACATGTACATTGGGCCGCAAGGGATTGTGCATGGTACAACCATTACGGTTATGAATGCTGCCCGCTTGCACTCGTCTGGGGATTTTGGCGGAAAGATATTCGTAACAAGTGGTTTGGGAGGCATGTCGGGGGCGCAGCCCAAAGCAACCGTAATTGCCGGAATGATTTGTATTATTGCCGAGGTGAATCCGAAGGCAGTGCAAGTTCGCCACAG
Above is a genomic segment from uncultured Draconibacterium sp. containing:
- a CDS encoding MerR family transcriptional regulator, which encodes MPYKKPKIEKILYSIGEVADMFGVNVSHIRYWENQFEALKPVKNKKGNRQFTKKDIETIRFIHHLVKERGLTIDGARKKLKENPEDTMNNYEVVKRLQDIKQELVAIKEGLGE
- the alaS gene encoding alanine--tRNA ligase, which produces MKTSKEIRKAFLDFFTEKEHQIVNSAPMVVKGDPTLMFTNAGMNQFKDQFLGNEPVKYPRVADTQKCLRVSGKHNDLEEVGLDTYHHTMFEMLGNWSFGNYFKKEAIDWAWEFLVERMGIEADRLYATVFEGSADDNQERDNEAAGYWEQYLPKDRILNGNKKDNFWEMGDTGPCGPCSEVHVDIRSDEERKKTPGRDLVNMDHPQVIEIWNLVFIQFNRKANGSLENLPDKHVDTGMGFERLCMVLQGVQSNYDTDVFQNTIAEIGKLSGKKYGENGKVDISMRVIADHLRAVAFAIADGQLPSNNKAGYVIRRILRRAVRYGYTFLGLKDAFIFRLVEVLKDTMGEAFPELVSQQTLIEKVIKEEEESFLRTLSTGIKLLDDIISKANKEGAKQIAGKDAFVLYDTFGFPLDLTELIARENGLGVDEKGFAVEMQAQKERSRNAAAQETDDWVELRKIEKTEFLGYDKLEAEIKIARYRKVTQKKKSFYQLVFDQTPFYGESGGQVGDTGYIEFDGVKTSVFDTQKENNLTVHLVNELPANVEETFNAVVNTNRRESIANNHTATHLLHAALREVLGTHVEQKGSLVNADHLRFDFSHFQKMSDDEIAAVEKLVNEKIRQNAMQEENREMPIDEAKASGAMMLFGEKYGEAVRVIKFGESVELCGGTHVKATGQIGLLKIVSESAIAAGVRRIEAITAERAEKYINDQLALINSIKETLKGSKDILGSVTTLLQQNSVLSKQIEAFQQESLKIIKANLKSKVLKENGVNIIADKIMVDNAGMVKDLAFQLKGEVEDLFLVIGADVNGKPNLSVMISDNIVADKGLNAGQIVREAGKEIKGGGGGQPFYATAGGKDVSGLQAAIEKALSFLQ
- a CDS encoding M23 family metallopeptidase, with the translated sequence MAKKKYKFNPDTLSYESVGLTWKARATKILTYFSSSLALAIVISLIFLNFYDTPRSKRLMRENKRLITQYELLTKDLNKVENVLAELQQRDDNIYRVIFEAEPIPSTVRNAGFGGANKYSHLEDMDNAELVIATAHKLDVISKQAYIQSKSYDEVLELALNKEKMLASLPAIMPITNKDLKRTSSGWGYRIHPIYKVRKMHWGQDFTAPVGTPVYATGDGKITAVKGSKRSRVGLGLNITIDHGYGYETVYGHLNEFNVKRGQQVKRGDIIGYVGNTGGSTAPHLHYEVHKDGRKVNPAYYMFKDLTPQEYDKMIAISSNIGQSLD
- the ccsA gene encoding cytochrome c biogenesis protein CcsA translates to MKKFYSFITSVPFAAFIFLALAFSMAVATFIESSYGTPTARALVYNTRWFELLWGLFALNLLNNLIRYRFFTSKRFTLGLFHISFLVMILGAAITRYFSFEGVMHIREGQSADYILSSDDYFYAAYNGEEAVSAVRFSELTPKQFSTKFDVNGQAVKIKTIGFIEDAEKKAIPSDSGEPVIDFVFSAPDVQGMQSFSFQKGEALDYPGFSAGFEVDEEKVVNFFIKDGALFMTSFAQLEETTMASQETVAFTPGDTIPVKPMFLYGFSNFRFLIRKFMPSATFTAVKSQVETREDAVVVQISDGIRQQTVPVFGHSGQSPDTIRVPLGNNTLKLAYGALPLKVPFSIHLKDFQLERYPGSNSPSSFASEVVLVDEEQGINEDIRIFMNNTLSHRGYKFFQSSYDTDERGTILSVNHDFWGTWISYLGYALLIIGVILSMVNPNSYFQFLAKKLKASSVKAIAVFVLLGAGALSASAQSGVGAGIPSIDKDVVKEFSELWVQGVDGRIEPVSTLSGEIVRKVSRKSGLYGWSADEVVLSMMAYPEIWRSMPVIKVSNKTLAATLGAQNKYITVESLFDEQGNYKISDAVRAAYAKAPGMRNRVEKEYIYVDERVNICFMVFQGSLFHLFPRERVEDTWYAPGNTAAEYTDGDSIFIKSGFQLLLQSIAENNSPDAVQVLKAVENFQVKYGANLLPGDTKKNMEILFNKVNPFKRIFPFYLLFGFLLLCVLFVNIFRQKPLPGLLKVSSFGLIILLFLVHTAGLVLRWYISGHAPWSNGYESVVYVAWASMLAGIIFGRKYPMVVGTAAFLSGIALFVAHLSWMNPEVTNLVPVLKSYWLTIHVAIITASYGFIGLSMFLGVLVMILIVMRNNSNEVKVNGFIEQLTTINEMSATVGLYFLTIGTFLGGVWANESWGRYWGWDPKETWALITVVIYSFIVHMRLIPSLKGIFNYNFASIIGFASVLMTYFGVNYYLTGLHSYGKGVADGVNPAVPASILVLAGLIIWAYIKDNKYQQQLVKTPANEEEL